In Pseudobutyrivibrio ruminis HUN009, the DNA window TAATCCATGATATCTGTGTCAGAAAAGCCAAATTGCTTTAGTTCCAGACACATTGCAATTACCGCATATACATGAAGCGTACTTGTTGATGGATAAACATTGTGTTTCCTAAAATCATCAGAGGCATACATCTTAGAAAGTCGGACAGCGTATGCTTCAACTCTGTCATCGACATTATTAAGTCCAGTTTTTTCAATGGCCTTTCGATATATCTTTTTATAGGCTTTTATCTTTCTGTCCATCCCTTATCCTCCAACTTTACTGAGGATTCGCTATCTTATCCGGCACAATCCAGTAGTCGCAGATAGAACCGCCTGTGGCCAAGGTATAATCTCTGTGTAACACCCCATGTTTTGCCTCTGTCGTATAGTGGTCTATCTCACAACAGACAGGAAGTATTTCCAAGAATCCGTTCTTTCTAGCAAAATCATTTAATGGGCAACGCGTGAAATGATAATAGATTCCATCCTTGTGCTTGTTTTCAAAATTGAAATCCCAGGTCTTGTCTTTATATTCTGGATGTTCATCAGCCCATTCCTGCATCTTATGCATCCTTTCATCACCCTTTTTTAGAGTTATTGGATCATTTAAATCTATTGAACTCAAGAACTTACTAACTGGAGGGGTCGTCATGAAATCTTTAATTACTTTTCTATATCCCTCATAATCTATAGCCCCATCAGCAGCTTTCCATATGGCAAGAAAAACAAAGCACATATAAATGTTTCCTGCCATTGGATTGTCGTAGCCTATATCCTCACATTTTTCAAGCATATCTTTATAGATAGGCTTAGCACCCTTTAGAGCTTTTCTGGTTACTTCTTTACCAAATTGATTATTGAGATGCTTGCGTAACAATAGCGAAAAAATCATATAGTACTTTCCCGTGTACTTCATCATATCCTCGTCCCTCCCCTTACAACAAATTAACCTATTGCTTCAATAAATCTCTCTGGCTGAAATGGAGCCAAACTGGCATGACCGTCTATCTAAGAGCTGCAAAATATTCCTGCCTTTCCTAAATAGAATAATATCACAACGGGTTAGATATTACTAACTGCATTTTGAATAACTTAAAATCTTTTGATATCCTGGGGAAAGGGGGTTCGGGGGAAGGGCAAGGCTCGGACATCCCCCGAGCGCACAACCTCCAAC includes these proteins:
- a CDS encoding L-2-amino-thiazoline-4-carboxylic acid hydrolase, which translates into the protein MMKYTGKYYMIFSLLLRKHLNNQFGKEVTRKALKGAKPIYKDMLEKCEDIGYDNPMAGNIYMCFVFLAIWKAADGAIDYEGYRKVIKDFMTTPPVSKFLSSIDLNDPITLKKGDERMHKMQEWADEHPEYKDKTWDFNFENKHKDGIYYHFTRCPLNDFARKNGFLEILPVCCEIDHYTTEAKHGVLHRDYTLATGGSICDYWIVPDKIANPQ